Proteins from one Esox lucius isolate fEsoLuc1 chromosome 19, fEsoLuc1.pri, whole genome shotgun sequence genomic window:
- the LOC105007116 gene encoding alpha-1,3-mannosyl-glycoprotein 4-beta-N-acetylglucosaminyltransferase C-like has translation MFPSNQMQAFLICEKAASQSHILTQRISCQMSVSILRRVWKSLDKMRCFRKRSTIPFLGVLITSLLFLNLYIDDQYVLEAGERQLRETMHSPHSERYVHNFRDLTNFSGTINITYRYLAGNPQPRKKYLTIGLSSVKRQKGNYLMETIKSIFDQSSYEELKEIVVVVHLADFDLAWCENLVQDISRRFAHHIIAGRLLVINAPEEYYPSLDGLKRNYNDPEDRVRFRSKQNVDYAFLLNFCTNLSDFYMMLEDDVRCSQNFLTSLKKVVTSRQGSYWVMLEFSKLGYIGKLYHSRDLPRLAHFLLMFYQEMPCDWLLIHFRGLLAQKDVIRFKPSLFQHMGYYSSYQGVENRLKDDDFEEAFVDLPDNPPASLYTNINVFENYDATKAYSSVDEYFWGKPPSTGDFFVIVLHEPTQISKIKIVTGTNDRHLDILQYGALEVGEQIVGTKREKQCSSYITLGEFKNGNIEVQDIDHKIAFDIECVRIVVTASQKEWLIIRSISLWTTQPLGQLNTEGPYHLD, from the exons ATGTTTCCCTCAAACCAG atgcAAGCCTTTTTGATCTGTGAAAAAGCAGCCAGTCAATCACACATATTGACTCAAAGGATAAGCTGTCAAA TGAGTGTCTCCATTCTGAGGCGGGTCTGGAAGTCCCTGGACAAGATGAGGTGTTTCCGTAAACGCTCCACCATCCCCTTCCTGGGAGTCCTGATCACCTCTCTGCTCTTCCTCAACCTATACATTGACGACCAATATGTCCTG gAGGCAGGTGAAAGGCAGCTGAGGGAGACCATGCATTCTCCTCACTCGGAGAGATATGTTCACAACTTCAGAGATCTCACAAACTTCTCTGGAACCATAAACATCACATACCGTTACCTTGCTGGGAATCCACAGCCACgaaaaa AATATCTAACAATTGGGTTATCGTCTGTGAAGAGACAAAAAGGAAATTACCTCATGGAGACAATCAAATCAATTTTTGACCAATCCAGTTATGAGGAGTTGAAAGAGATTGTGGTCGTGGTCCATCTAGCAGACTTTGATCTTGCCTGGTGTGAGAATTTAGTGCAAGACATCTCCAGAAGGTTTGCCCACCACATCATCGCTGGGCGTCTCCTAGTGATCAATGCCCCTGAGGAATATTACCCATCACTGGATGGGCTAAAAAGGAACTACAATGACCCAGAAGACAGGGTGCGCTTCCGCTCCAAGCAGAACGTGGACTACGCTTTCTTGCTCAACTTCTGCACTAATCTCTCTGATTTCTACATGATGCTGGAGGACGATGTGCGATGCTCCCAGAATTTCCTAACATCCTTGAAGAAGGTGGTCACCTCCAGGCAAGGTTCCTACTGGGTGATGCTGGAGTTTTCCAAGCTTGGCTACATAGGGAAGCTTTACCACTCAAGAGACCTGCCACGCCTGGCCCACTTTCTGCTCATGTTCTACCAGGAGATGCCCTGCGATTGGCTCCTCATTCATTTCCGGGGCCTGCTGGCCCAGAAGGATGTGATCCGCTTCAAGCCCTCCCTGTTCCAGCACATGGGCTACTACTCCTCATATCAGGGGGTAGAGAACAGGTTGAAGGATGATGACTTTGAAGAAGCTTTTGTAGATCTCCCTGACAACCCCCCTGCCAGTCTTTACACAAACATTAACGTGTTTGAAAACTATGATGCCACCAAGGCTTATAGCAGTGTGGACGAATACTTTTGGGGGAAACCCCCCTCTACCGGAGACTTCTTTGTGATTGTCTTGCACGAACCAACCCAAATTAGCAAGATAAAAATCGTGACAGGAACCAACGATCGCCATCTTGATATCCTGCAATATGGCGCTCTAGAAGTTGGAGAACAGATTGTGggaacaaagagagaaaagCAGTGTTCTTCCTACATCACATTAGGGGAGTTTAAAAATGGCAACATTGAGGTCCAAGACATAGACCACAAGATTGCTTTTGACATTGAGTGTGTACGTATTGTGGTGACTGCCAGTCAGAAAGAATGGCTGATCATTAGGAGTATAAGTTTGTGGACTACACAACCATTAGGTCAATTAAACACAGAGGGACCATATCATTTGGACTGA